A genomic stretch from Amycolatopsis sp. 195334CR includes:
- a CDS encoding tryptophanase, giving the protein MSGHPPEPWRVKMVEPLRATTREYREQAIRAAGWNPCLLRSEDVYVDLFTDSGTNAMSDRQWSALLRGDEAYAGARSFYVLEEAVRAHYGYHHVIPVHQGRGGENILSRCLLRPGTHVAGNMYFPSTRAHQELNGATFHDVIIDEAHDPGCEHPFKGNVDLGKLEVLIGEVGAGLIPYLSIAATVNMAGGQPISVANLTEVCELAHHHGIPVFLDTARAVENAWFVKQREAGWADRSITDILRALCAPTDGAVMSAKKDSLANIGGWIGLRDPELAEQARGLVLLYEGLHTYGGMAGRDMEAIAQGITESVDEAHIGARVAQVEYLGERLHAAGVPIVRPVGGHCVCIDATAALPHVPRSEFAAQTLAAAVYLDAGIRGVERGGVSAGRDPHTGENRVPRLEFLRLAIPRRVYTQSHLDLVADSVIRVYRQRDRIVGGLLFDYEPAHLRFFQARFVPSRGASIFGAEVQSGRCAGAAEQF; this is encoded by the coding sequence ATGAGCGGACACCCGCCGGAACCCTGGCGCGTCAAAATGGTCGAACCGCTCCGGGCGACCACCAGGGAGTACCGCGAGCAGGCCATCCGCGCCGCGGGCTGGAACCCGTGCCTGCTGCGGTCCGAGGACGTCTACGTCGACCTGTTCACCGATTCCGGCACGAACGCGATGTCCGACCGGCAGTGGTCGGCGCTGCTGCGCGGGGACGAGGCCTACGCCGGGGCGCGCAGCTTCTACGTGCTCGAAGAGGCGGTGCGCGCCCACTACGGCTACCACCACGTCATCCCGGTCCACCAGGGCCGCGGCGGGGAGAACATCCTGTCCCGCTGCCTGCTCCGGCCCGGCACCCACGTCGCGGGCAACATGTACTTCCCCAGCACCCGCGCCCACCAGGAGCTCAACGGCGCGACCTTCCACGACGTGATCATCGACGAGGCGCACGACCCCGGCTGCGAACACCCGTTCAAGGGCAACGTGGACCTCGGCAAGCTCGAAGTGCTCATCGGCGAGGTCGGCGCCGGGCTGATCCCGTACCTGTCGATCGCGGCGACTGTCAACATGGCCGGTGGCCAGCCGATCAGCGTGGCCAACCTGACCGAGGTCTGCGAACTGGCGCACCACCACGGGATCCCGGTGTTCCTCGACACCGCCCGCGCGGTGGAGAACGCGTGGTTCGTCAAGCAGCGCGAGGCCGGTTGGGCGGACCGTTCGATCACCGACATCCTGCGTGCCCTGTGCGCGCCGACCGACGGCGCGGTGATGTCGGCGAAGAAGGACTCCCTCGCCAACATCGGCGGCTGGATCGGCCTGCGCGACCCGGAACTGGCCGAACAGGCACGCGGGCTGGTCCTGCTCTACGAGGGTCTGCACACCTACGGCGGCATGGCCGGGCGGGACATGGAAGCCATCGCGCAGGGCATCACCGAGTCCGTGGACGAGGCGCACATCGGCGCGCGCGTCGCCCAGGTCGAATACCTCGGCGAGCGGCTGCACGCCGCGGGCGTGCCGATCGTCCGGCCGGTCGGCGGGCACTGCGTGTGCATCGACGCGACCGCGGCGCTGCCGCACGTCCCGCGCAGCGAGTTCGCCGCGCAGACCCTGGCGGCCGCGGTCTACCTCGACGCCGGGATCCGCGGTGTCGAACGCGGCGGCGTTTCGGCCGGGCGCGACCCGCACACCGGCGAGAACCGCGTTCCCCGGCTGGAGTTCCTCCGCCTGGCGATCCCCCGGCGGGTGTACACCCAGAGCCACCTCGATCTGGTCGCGGACAGCGTGATCCGGGTGTACCGGCAGCGCGACCGCATCGTCGGCGGGCTGCTGTTCGACTACGAACCCGCCCACCTGAGGTTCTTCCAGGCCCGGTTCGTGCCCAGCCGGGGCGCCAGCATCTTCGGCGCGGAGGTTCAGTCCGGCCGGTGCGCCGGCGCGGCGGAGCAGTTTTGA
- a CDS encoding cation:proton antiporter, giving the protein MSDLAMVFAALAVLLGLARLFGSLAARLGQPAVVGEIACGLLAGLVFVPSVAVGGVLDAIAQFGLVLFLFCIGVRLGPSLTRRDAKAASLPAFGAAVVPFLLGAVLALWLAPRHAPAGTTAFVVFTAAAMAVTAFPVLARILAERGMLGEAAGHQALSAAALTDVAAWTALAVVAASLNDRAPVWPLVLVVPFVLVLHGLTRPWFERWLARQSRQTTLTVLVALASAGAAATDAIGLHAAFGAFLTGVAVGRSVRQAELSTVVTPLGSALAPLYFVLVGQKVDLGELDLRLLAETAAVIVVAVLGKCGGAYLGARLAGQSPPEAALFAALMNTRGVTELVFLSIGLGFGVIDSAFYTAMVAMALVTTAMTGPLLNRLRQPNEVH; this is encoded by the coding sequence ATGTCTGACCTCGCGATGGTGTTCGCCGCGCTCGCCGTCCTGCTGGGCCTGGCGCGGCTCTTCGGCTCGCTCGCCGCGAGGCTGGGGCAGCCCGCGGTGGTTGGGGAAATCGCGTGCGGGCTGCTGGCCGGGCTCGTGTTCGTGCCCAGCGTCGCGGTCGGCGGGGTGCTCGACGCGATCGCCCAGTTCGGTTTGGTCCTGTTCCTGTTCTGCATCGGTGTCCGATTAGGACCTTCGCTCACCCGGCGCGACGCCAAGGCGGCCTCGTTGCCCGCGTTCGGCGCCGCGGTCGTGCCGTTCCTCCTCGGCGCGGTGCTCGCGCTGTGGCTCGCTCCGCGTCACGCGCCCGCGGGCACGACGGCGTTCGTGGTATTCACCGCCGCGGCCATGGCGGTGACGGCTTTTCCAGTGCTCGCCAGGATTCTCGCCGAACGGGGCATGCTCGGTGAGGCCGCCGGGCACCAGGCGCTCAGCGCCGCCGCGCTCACCGACGTCGCCGCCTGGACCGCGCTCGCCGTGGTCGCCGCTTCGCTGAACGACCGGGCTCCGGTGTGGCCCTTGGTGTTGGTCGTGCCGTTCGTGCTGGTCCTGCACGGGCTCACCCGGCCGTGGTTCGAACGCTGGCTGGCCCGGCAGTCGCGGCAGACCACGCTCACCGTCCTGGTCGCGCTCGCCAGCGCGGGTGCGGCGGCGACCGACGCCATCGGCCTCCACGCCGCGTTCGGCGCCTTTCTGACCGGGGTCGCCGTCGGCCGGTCCGTTCGCCAGGCTGAGTTGTCCACAGTGGTCACCCCACTGGGTTCCGCGTTGGCACCGCTGTACTTCGTGCTCGTCGGGCAGAAGGTCGACTTGGGCGAGCTCGACCTCCGCCTGCTCGCCGAGACGGCCGCCGTGATCGTGGTCGCCGTGCTCGGGAAGTGCGGTGGCGCCTACCTCGGCGCGCGCCTGGCGGGCCAGTCCCCGCCCGAAGCGGCGTTGTTCGCCGCGTTGATGAACACCCGTGGTGTCACCGAACTCGTCTTCCTCAGCATCGGGCTGGGCTTCGGTGTCATCGACAGCGCCTTCTACACCGCGATGGTCGCGATGGCGCTCGTCACCACGGCGATGACCGGCCCGCTGCTGAACCGTCTCCGACAGCCGAACGAGGTGCACTGA
- a CDS encoding tryptophan 7-halogenase has translation MTDHDVIVVGGGPGGSTAAGLTAAEGHRVLLLDQETFPRYQIGESLLPATVHGICAMLGLREEIERAGFVRKRGGTFRWGTNPEPWTFTFATSERMAGPTSYAYQVERTRFDSMLLDNAARLGADVRQGHRVLGTIREDGRVRGVRYLDDTGRERLATARFVVDASGHGSRLHQSAGGRREYSPHFRNLALFGYFLGGHRMPEPNSGNILCAAFDHGWFWYIPLSAELTSVGAVVKRESAAKVQGNPEVAYPALIAECPLIKEFLRDARRAADPPYDRLRVRKDYSYDRTVLWCPGLVLVGDAACFLDPVFSSGVHLATYSALLAARSINSALSGLVDEHRCFTEFEARYRREFGLFREFLLSFYETRSDEHAYFRHARRLTRHGGTAGAAFAELVGGVSSVDFSGKLLGEVLAEGAQLQLRGLLGAAAGAEPPMFPGGLVPTPDGRRWQVPDV, from the coding sequence ATGACCGACCACGACGTGATCGTCGTCGGTGGCGGGCCGGGTGGCTCGACGGCCGCCGGGCTCACCGCCGCCGAAGGCCACCGCGTGCTCCTGCTCGACCAGGAAACCTTTCCCCGGTACCAGATCGGCGAGTCGCTGCTGCCCGCCACGGTGCACGGGATCTGCGCGATGCTCGGCCTGCGCGAGGAGATCGAACGGGCCGGGTTCGTCCGCAAGCGTGGCGGCACGTTCCGCTGGGGCACCAACCCCGAGCCGTGGACGTTCACCTTCGCCACCTCCGAGCGGATGGCCGGGCCGACCTCGTACGCCTACCAGGTCGAGCGCACCCGGTTCGACAGCATGCTGCTGGACAACGCCGCGCGGCTCGGTGCCGACGTCCGGCAGGGGCACCGCGTGCTCGGCACGATCCGGGAGGACGGCCGGGTCCGCGGTGTCCGGTACCTCGACGACACCGGCCGGGAACGGCTGGCCACCGCGCGGTTCGTGGTCGACGCCTCCGGGCACGGCAGCCGCCTGCACCAGTCGGCGGGCGGGCGGCGCGAGTACTCGCCGCACTTCCGCAACCTCGCGTTGTTCGGGTACTTCCTCGGCGGCCACCGGATGCCGGAACCCAACTCGGGCAACATCCTGTGCGCCGCCTTCGACCACGGCTGGTTCTGGTACATCCCGCTGTCGGCCGAGCTGACCAGCGTCGGAGCGGTCGTCAAACGGGAATCGGCGGCGAAGGTGCAGGGCAATCCCGAGGTCGCGTACCCCGCGCTGATCGCCGAATGCCCGCTGATCAAGGAGTTCCTGCGCGACGCGCGCCGGGCGGCCGACCCGCCCTACGACCGGCTCCGCGTGCGCAAGGACTACTCCTACGACCGGACCGTTCTGTGGTGCCCCGGCCTGGTTCTGGTCGGTGACGCCGCCTGCTTCCTCGATCCGGTGTTCTCCTCCGGCGTGCACCTGGCCACCTACAGCGCGCTGCTGGCCGCCAGGTCGATCAACAGCGCCCTGTCCGGCCTGGTCGACGAGCACCGGTGCTTCACCGAGTTCGAAGCCCGCTACCGCCGCGAATTCGGGTTGTTCCGCGAGTTCCTGCTGTCCTTCTACGAGACGCGGTCCGACGAGCACGCGTACTTCCGGCACGCGCGGCGGCTCACCCGGCACGGCGGAACCGCGGGCGCGGCCTTCGCCGAGCTGGTCGGCGGAGTGTCCTCAGTGGACTTTTCCGGCAAGTTGCTGGGTGAAGTGCTGGCGGAGGGCGCGCAGTTGCAGTTGCGCGGCCTGCTCGGTGCGGCCGCGGGCGCGGAACCACCGATGTTCCCCGGCGGGCTCGTGCCGACTCCCGACGGCCGTCGCTGGCAGGTACCCGATGTCTGA
- a CDS encoding non-ribosomal peptide synthetase, translating into MSEGLSVLDGPARRLPRVPWRALFERRAELHPDRVALVSELDTWTFRALDRWSNRLARLLREAGAAPGEVVACAMSRSARAVLAVLAVAKTGATYLPLDPGLPDARVATILADARPAVLLTDVARFAPRADVALTGDDWLDRLGRYGEQPLPDTTAGGPAYVIYTSGSTGRPKGVVVGHRSLVNLYRELTANFFPAKVQRVAHGLPFAFDASWNPVLWLLGGHEVHLVPDEVRTDPDRYVEFARTHRLSVVEAVPAHLTALLDAGLLDGDPRPESLLMGGEAVSQDLWSRLRASRVAAVNLYGPTECTVFATAARTAEHEAPVIGRPIGNTRVQVVDPGLRPVPVGEPGELLISGAGLAREYLGRPDLTAERFVTAGRRAYRTGDLGRCLPGGQLEWLGRLDDQVKINGYRIEPGEVEHTLLAQSGVRQAAVVADGTRLVAYVVLGTGTADELHERLRRVLPAYLVPAAVVPLDALPLGPHGKIDRAALPVPSEAPSRPLTPAEELVAAAFRTVLGVREVTASSDFFTLGGHSLTAAALAGQLRMLGAACSLRDVLLRPVVAQLAELLPHSQEGRVAT; encoded by the coding sequence ATGTCTGAGGGACTGTCCGTGCTCGACGGCCCGGCCCGGCGGCTGCCGCGGGTGCCGTGGCGCGCGTTGTTCGAACGCCGGGCCGAGTTGCACCCGGACCGCGTGGCGCTGGTGTCCGAACTGGACACCTGGACCTTCCGCGCGCTCGACCGCTGGAGCAACCGCCTCGCCCGCCTGCTGCGCGAGGCGGGTGCCGCGCCGGGCGAGGTGGTCGCCTGCGCGATGTCCCGGTCCGCGCGGGCGGTACTGGCCGTGCTCGCCGTCGCGAAGACCGGCGCGACCTACCTCCCGCTCGACCCCGGTCTGCCCGACGCCCGGGTGGCCACGATCCTCGCCGACGCCCGCCCGGCGGTCCTGCTGACCGACGTGGCGCGGTTCGCCCCGCGGGCCGACGTGGCGCTCACCGGCGACGACTGGCTGGACCGCCTGGGCCGGTACGGCGAGCAGCCGCTCCCGGACACCACCGCCGGCGGTCCGGCGTACGTCATCTACACCTCCGGTTCCACCGGCCGTCCCAAGGGCGTCGTGGTGGGTCACCGGAGCCTGGTGAACCTGTACCGCGAGCTGACCGCGAACTTCTTCCCGGCGAAGGTCCAGCGCGTGGCCCACGGCCTGCCGTTCGCCTTCGACGCTTCGTGGAACCCGGTGCTGTGGCTGCTCGGCGGGCACGAGGTCCACCTGGTGCCCGACGAGGTGCGCACCGATCCGGACCGGTACGTCGAGTTCGCCCGCACGCACCGGCTCTCGGTGGTGGAAGCCGTGCCCGCGCACCTGACCGCGCTGCTCGACGCCGGCCTGCTCGACGGTGACCCCCGGCCGGAGTCGCTGCTCATGGGCGGGGAGGCGGTCAGCCAGGACCTGTGGTCCCGGCTCCGGGCGTCCCGGGTGGCGGCGGTCAACCTCTACGGCCCGACGGAGTGCACCGTGTTCGCCACCGCCGCCCGGACGGCCGAGCACGAGGCGCCGGTGATCGGGCGGCCGATCGGCAACACCCGCGTGCAGGTGGTGGACCCCGGGCTGCGACCGGTGCCGGTGGGGGAACCCGGCGAGTTGCTGATCAGCGGAGCCGGGCTGGCGCGCGAGTACCTGGGCAGGCCGGACCTGACCGCCGAGCGGTTCGTCACCGCGGGACGGCGTGCCTACCGGACCGGCGACCTCGGCCGCTGCCTGCCCGGCGGGCAGCTGGAGTGGCTGGGCCGCCTCGACGACCAGGTCAAGATCAACGGTTACCGGATCGAACCGGGCGAGGTGGAGCACACCCTGCTCGCCCAGTCCGGGGTGCGGCAGGCGGCGGTCGTGGCCGACGGCACGCGACTGGTCGCCTACGTGGTGCTCGGCACCGGCACTGCCGACGAACTGCACGAACGGCTTCGCCGGGTGCTCCCGGCCTACCTGGTGCCCGCCGCCGTGGTCCCGCTCGACGCGTTGCCGCTGGGACCGCACGGCAAGATCGACCGCGCCGCGCTGCCGGTGCCGTCCGAGGCGCCGTCCAGGCCGCTGACCCCGGCGGAGGAACTGGTCGCGGCCGCGTTCCGAACCGTGCTCGGGGTCCGCGAAGTCACCGCGAGCAGCGACTTCTTCACCCTCGGCGGGCACAGCCTGACCGCCGCCGCGCTCGCCGGGCAGCTGCGGATGCTGGGGGCCGCGTGCTCCCTGCGCGACGTCCTGCTCCGCCCGGTCGTCGCCCAGCTCGCCGAGCTCCTCCCCCACAGCCAGGAAGGACGGGTGGCCACATGA
- a CDS encoding thioesterase II family protein produces the protein MAGAIRTLSKVDRPGPGWRRYLCLPPAGGSLGTLGDLASAAPSGEVWGAEYPGRGGRAAEPFPDSLEELAEPLARELTSLFPPGDLARTVVVGFSMGAFVALELARRVVPAALVVVGAVAPQRRVPGAYARTDAAALGRLLRRDGLTPVLGYRRNPEVWEYALDLLRRDLRLVSAYRGPSVTPLPCPVAALCGSEDPACATEDATEAWRAWTSGRFVAGVVPGGHLGILDPGREPGFWTWLRRAESTLIDPEVADV, from the coding sequence ATGGCAGGGGCGATCAGAACTTTGTCCAAGGTGGACCGTCCGGGGCCGGGCTGGCGCCGGTACCTGTGCCTGCCACCGGCCGGTGGATCCCTTGGCACACTGGGTGATCTGGCCTCGGCCGCGCCGTCGGGCGAGGTGTGGGGCGCGGAGTACCCGGGCCGGGGCGGCCGCGCCGCCGAGCCGTTCCCCGATTCGCTGGAAGAACTCGCCGAACCGCTCGCCCGGGAACTGACCAGCCTTTTCCCGCCCGGCGATCTCGCGAGAACGGTGGTGGTCGGGTTCAGCATGGGTGCCTTCGTCGCACTCGAACTGGCCCGGCGCGTGGTCCCCGCCGCACTGGTCGTCGTGGGTGCCGTCGCCCCGCAGCGGCGGGTCCCGGGTGCCTACGCGCGCACCGACGCCGCGGCGCTCGGCCGGTTGCTGCGCCGCGACGGGCTGACCCCGGTGCTGGGTTACCGCCGGAACCCCGAGGTCTGGGAGTACGCGCTCGACCTGCTCCGCCGCGACCTGCGCCTGGTGAGCGCGTACCGCGGGCCGTCGGTGACCCCGCTGCCGTGCCCGGTCGCCGCGCTCTGCGGAAGCGAGGACCCCGCCTGCGCCACGGAGGACGCGACGGAGGCGTGGCGCGCCTGGACCTCCGGCCGGTTCGTCGCCGGGGTGGTGCCCGGCGGGCACCTCGGGATCCTCGACCCCGGCCGGGAGCCGGGCTTCTGGACCTGGCTGCGGCGCGCCGAGTCGACCCTCATCGATCCGGAGGTGGCCGATGTCTGA
- a CDS encoding sialidase family protein, which translates to MKPRSRLAASLLAAAVLCLPLAPQASAAPAPGGCTSSVPFVSGTEGYHTFRIPAIVRTATGSLLAFAEGRLESAGDSGAIKVVSRSSADGGCTWGPLTVVSSNGDATAGNPAPVLTRGGDLVLLTTRNGRVSEDEIMAGKVSEQDSRRVFVQRSKDHGRTWTEATDITAATKQPDWRWYATGPGHAIVLRHGPHAGRIVVPANHSSAPPAGSPDTGTEDKYYGGHDLYSDDDGRTWHIGFRDNHTDGVIAPNETTVAELPDGTLYFSSRNQGSAPEHRLGAYSKDGGKTLTAPYRVEPSLSGPIVQASVLQTVVPGVLLFSGPADPAKRRQMQLRISFDGGRDWHPGLTVTTGPAAYSDLVQADLTTIGLLYETGVSGSSETVAFQRIPLWRIAG; encoded by the coding sequence GTGAAACCGCGTTCAAGGCTGGCTGCGTCCCTGCTCGCCGCCGCTGTGCTCTGCTTGCCGCTCGCTCCCCAGGCCTCGGCCGCCCCGGCACCCGGCGGGTGCACGTCCTCGGTGCCGTTCGTCTCGGGCACCGAGGGCTACCACACCTTCCGGATCCCGGCGATCGTGCGCACGGCGACCGGCTCGCTGCTCGCCTTCGCCGAAGGGCGCCTCGAATCGGCGGGTGACTCCGGGGCGATCAAGGTCGTCTCGCGGTCCTCGGCCGACGGCGGGTGCACCTGGGGCCCGCTGACCGTGGTGTCCTCGAACGGCGACGCCACCGCGGGCAACCCCGCCCCGGTGCTCACCCGCGGCGGTGACCTGGTCCTGCTCACCACGCGCAACGGCCGGGTGTCCGAGGACGAGATCATGGCCGGGAAGGTGTCCGAACAGGACAGCAGGCGGGTGTTCGTCCAACGCAGCAAGGACCACGGCCGCACCTGGACCGAGGCCACCGACATCACCGCGGCGACCAAGCAGCCGGACTGGCGCTGGTACGCCACCGGCCCCGGGCACGCGATCGTGCTGCGGCACGGTCCGCACGCGGGCCGGATCGTGGTGCCCGCCAACCACTCCAGCGCCCCGCCCGCCGGTTCGCCGGACACCGGCACGGAGGACAAGTACTACGGCGGCCACGACCTCTACAGCGACGACGACGGGCGGACCTGGCACATCGGCTTCCGCGACAACCACACCGACGGCGTGATCGCGCCCAACGAGACCACCGTCGCCGAACTGCCGGACGGCACGCTGTACTTCTCCAGCCGCAACCAGGGTTCGGCGCCGGAGCACCGGCTCGGTGCCTACAGCAAGGACGGCGGGAAGACCCTCACCGCGCCCTACCGGGTCGAACCGTCGTTGAGCGGGCCGATCGTCCAGGCCAGCGTGCTGCAGACGGTGGTGCCGGGCGTGCTGCTGTTCTCCGGCCCCGCCGATCCCGCCAAGCGGCGCCAGATGCAACTCCGGATCAGCTTCGACGGCGGCCGAGACTGGCACCCGGGGCTGACCGTGACCACCGGCCCGGCCGCCTACTCGGACCTGGTGCAGGCCGACCTCACCACGATCGGGCTGCTCTACGAGACCGGGGTGAGCGGATCGAGCGAAACCGTGGCGTTCCAGCGGATCCCGCTGTGGCGCATCGCCGGTTGA
- a CDS encoding trans-aconitate 2-methyltransferase: MAHDHRHDLDVQADILDLDAELLAGHTASLIDWLPLAANPRRIVDLGCGTGAGTFALLDRFPEARVTAVDTSAEHLERLRDKAVQHGLADRVRTVQADLEGEWPDLGEPELVWASASLHHLADPDRTLRRVHDALAPGGVFAVVELAGFPRFLPDEAPEERPGLEKRVHAASERRHAEHLPHRGADWGVKLTAAGFTVKGERTIAVEVGRSHSEAVGRYALGGLRRMRQAVANVLSADDLTALDQLLDPGSPHSILRRDDLAVRTERTAWAAVPAGLG, encoded by the coding sequence ATGGCACACGACCACAGACACGACCTGGACGTCCAGGCGGACATCCTCGACCTCGACGCGGAACTCCTCGCCGGGCACACCGCGTCCCTCATCGACTGGCTGCCCCTCGCGGCGAACCCGCGCCGGATCGTGGATCTGGGGTGCGGGACCGGGGCCGGGACGTTCGCGCTGCTCGACCGCTTCCCCGAGGCGCGGGTCACCGCCGTCGACACCTCCGCCGAGCACCTCGAACGCCTGCGGGACAAGGCTGTCCAGCACGGTCTGGCCGACCGCGTGCGGACCGTGCAAGCCGATCTCGAAGGGGAGTGGCCGGACCTCGGCGAGCCCGAACTGGTGTGGGCGTCGGCGTCACTGCACCACCTGGCCGATCCCGACCGCACCCTGCGCCGGGTGCACGACGCGCTCGCGCCCGGTGGTGTGTTCGCCGTGGTCGAACTCGCCGGCTTCCCGCGGTTCCTGCCCGACGAGGCCCCCGAGGAGCGTCCGGGACTGGAGAAGCGGGTCCACGCCGCGAGCGAGCGCCGCCACGCCGAGCACCTGCCCCACCGCGGTGCCGACTGGGGCGTCAAACTGACCGCGGCGGGCTTCACCGTGAAAGGTGAGCGCACCATCGCGGTCGAGGTCGGACGCTCCCACTCCGAGGCGGTCGGCCGCTACGCCCTCGGCGGCCTGCGGCGCATGCGCCAGGCGGTGGCCAACGTGCTCTCCGCGGACGACCTCACCGCGCTGGACCAACTGCTCGATCCCGGCAGCCCGCACAGCATCCTGCGCCGCGACGACCTCGCCGTCCGCACCGAACGCACCGCGTGGGCCGCTGTCCCGGCGGGTCTCGGCTAA
- a CDS encoding DUF6292 family protein, which yields MEFHEAEVNELRRYVRMVAGALGQQGDSFYVQGTPLAAYLALDGHLAAFPGRDVALVWDEQNGWALALETESTEDPVVISRCPDGIRPAPGDVAAFAESRLLGSTQPEPGCVRA from the coding sequence ATGGAATTCCACGAAGCCGAAGTGAACGAGCTGCGGCGCTACGTGCGCATGGTCGCCGGTGCCCTCGGGCAGCAGGGCGACAGCTTCTACGTGCAGGGCACGCCGCTGGCCGCCTACCTGGCGCTGGACGGGCACCTGGCCGCCTTCCCCGGCCGGGACGTGGCACTGGTGTGGGACGAGCAGAACGGCTGGGCGCTGGCACTGGAAACCGAGAGCACCGAGGACCCGGTGGTGATCTCCCGCTGCCCGGACGGGATCCGGCCCGCACCGGGGGACGTCGCCGCCTTCGCGGAAAGCCGGTTGCTGGGCTCGACCCAGCCGGAACCCGGGTGCGTACGCGCTTAG
- a CDS encoding DUF2945 domain-containing protein: MTKKFRKGDRVRWDAGNQSSIGTVEDVLTSETEAGGRHVKASPDQPQYLVRSEKSGRTAVHHPDKIHPA; encoded by the coding sequence ATGACGAAGAAATTCCGCAAGGGCGACCGGGTTCGCTGGGACGCGGGCAACCAGAGTTCGATCGGCACCGTCGAGGACGTGCTCACCTCGGAAACCGAGGCGGGCGGGCGGCACGTCAAGGCGTCGCCCGACCAGCCGCAGTACCTGGTGCGCAGCGAGAAGTCGGGCCGGACGGCGGTGCACCACCCCGACAAGATCCATCCCGCGTGA
- a CDS encoding manganese catalase family protein → MFRHTKLLQCEAKPEKPDALYARKLQELIGGAYGEMTVTMQYLFQGWNCRMEGKYKDLIMDTATEEIGHVEMLATMVARLLEGAPATATAEAVKDPVMAAVLGGMDPQQAIVAGGGAMPNNAQGVPWMGSYIVASGNLLADFRANAAAEAQGRLQTARLYNMTDDPGVKEMLKFNLARDTVHQKQWLAAIAELEADGLEATPFAPNALFDEEDQTHNNTIWHLSDGPDGASGGWSDGEDAIEYLMDPEPLGGPGTAPKPDPALYGTYSAVKNAAGTAKGKAKQAKKKLS, encoded by the coding sequence ATGTTCCGGCATACGAAATTGCTGCAGTGTGAAGCCAAGCCGGAAAAGCCCGACGCGCTCTACGCGCGGAAGCTGCAGGAACTCATCGGCGGCGCCTACGGCGAGATGACGGTGACCATGCAGTACCTGTTCCAGGGCTGGAACTGCCGCATGGAGGGCAAGTACAAGGACCTGATCATGGACACCGCCACCGAGGAGATCGGGCACGTGGAGATGCTCGCGACCATGGTGGCCCGGCTGCTCGAAGGCGCACCCGCGACGGCCACCGCGGAGGCGGTCAAGGACCCGGTGATGGCCGCTGTCCTGGGTGGCATGGACCCGCAGCAGGCGATCGTGGCCGGTGGCGGGGCGATGCCCAACAACGCCCAGGGCGTGCCGTGGATGGGCTCCTACATCGTGGCCAGCGGGAACCTGCTGGCCGACTTCCGCGCGAACGCGGCCGCCGAGGCGCAGGGCCGGTTGCAGACCGCGCGGTTGTACAACATGACCGACGACCCCGGCGTGAAGGAAATGCTCAAGTTCAACCTCGCCAGGGACACCGTCCACCAGAAGCAGTGGCTGGCCGCGATCGCCGAACTCGAGGCCGACGGCCTGGAGGCCACGCCGTTCGCGCCCAACGCCCTGTTCGACGAGGAAGACCAGACGCACAACAACACCATCTGGCACCTCTCCGACGGCCCCGACGGCGCGTCCGGCGGCTGGAGCGACGGTGAGGACGCCATCGAGTACCTGATGGACCCGGAACCGCTGGGCGGCCCGGGCACCGCGCCGAAGCCGGACCCGGCGCTGTACGGCACCTACTCCGCGGTCAAGAACGCGGCCGGCACGGCGAAGGGCAAGGCCAAGCAGGCCAAGAAGAAGCTCAGCTGA
- a CDS encoding DUF4383 domain-containing protein, whose protein sequence is MSRPHQPPDTGAVTSRRTPVQLVSMVYGVVFLLVGALGFVPGVTTGFDTLTFAGHESSALLLGVFAVSVLHNLVHLLFGVAGLVLARTPAGARGFLIGGGVIYLVLWLYGLFIDHGSSANFVPVNAADNWLHLGLAVTMIAFGLALGRGLRRA, encoded by the coding sequence ATGTCACGCCCCCACCAGCCCCCGGACACCGGTGCGGTGACCTCCCGGCGCACCCCGGTCCAGCTGGTTTCGATGGTCTACGGCGTGGTGTTCCTGCTGGTCGGTGCCCTGGGCTTCGTGCCGGGGGTGACCACGGGGTTCGACACGCTCACCTTCGCCGGGCACGAGTCCTCGGCCCTGCTGCTCGGCGTGTTCGCCGTCTCCGTGCTGCACAACCTGGTGCACCTGCTGTTCGGCGTGGCGGGCCTGGTACTGGCGCGCACCCCGGCCGGGGCCCGCGGGTTCCTGATCGGCGGCGGAGTGATCTACCTGGTGCTGTGGCTCTACGGGCTGTTCATCGACCACGGTTCCTCGGCCAACTTCGTGCCGGTGAACGCCGCGGACAACTGGCTGCACCTCGGCCTGGCGGTGACCATGATCGCCTTCGGGCTGGCGCTCGGCCGGGGCCTGCGCCGCGCCTGA